From the genome of Spinacia oleracea cultivar Varoflay chromosome 2, BTI_SOV_V1, whole genome shotgun sequence, one region includes:
- the LOC110789040 gene encoding uncharacterized protein, with the protein MAKFVPTIVLFTALTCAILLMSTESAGTCSKASKNFKGECKDNKECASVCKTELTGDQVLGGVCEDRPKGTNQSVLDECFVNLNRESLEECSKKAAIDNGRGCYCVVIC; encoded by the exons ATGGCTAAATTTGTCCCAACCATCGTCTTGTTTACTGCTCTTACTTGTGCGATCCTTCTGATGAGCACGGAATCCGCAG GCACATGTAGTAAGGCAAGTAAGAATTTCAAAGGAGAATGCAAGGATAACAAGGAATGTGCAAGTGTATGCAAGACTGAGCTAACGGGAGATCAAGTACTAGGTGGGGTTTGCGAAGATCGACCCAAGGGGACGAACCAATCAGTTCTTGATGAATGTTTTGTGAATTTAAACCGAGAAAGTTTAGAAGAATGCTCAAAAAAAGCGGCAATAGATAATGGTCGTGGGTGTTACTGCGTTGTCATTTGTTGA
- the LOC110789041 gene encoding uncharacterized protein, whose product MKALLEHKAEGHPENEGFWRFQGRPQFLHNCVEDQNVGRDIIVHRVRRNIKNKKDMPTAGPIGPVDWNVVEVKLDQHSGSKAESLRPLTQFLEARLWLKLLLLMQLQGSTSFNLLATGYHLIYVIN is encoded by the exons ATGAAGGCATTGCTGGAACATAAGGCAGAAGGTCACCCGGAAAATGAAG GTTTTTGGAGATTTCAGGGCCGACCTCAGTTTCTTCATAATTGCGTAGAAGATCAGAATGTGGGAAGAGATATAATTGTTCATCGTGTTCGCAGGaacatcaaaaacaaaaaagatatGCCTACTG CTGGACCAATAGGTCCGGTTGATTGGAATGTAGTTGAAGTGAAACTGGACCAACATTCTGGAAGCAAAGCTGAGAGTCTGAGACCACTGACCCAATTCTTAGAGGCAAGATTATGGCTCAAGTTACTGCTACTTATGCAGTTGCAAGGTTCTACAAGCTTCAACTTGCTTGCTACAGGCTACCATCTGatttatgtaattaattaa